The genomic region CCGGTCGCGTAGTCCAGGGCGCCCGTAGGCTCGTCGCACAGAAGCACTTCCGGGCGTTTCGCAATGGCCCGGGCGATGGCCACGCGCTGCTGCTCTCCGCCCGACATCTGGGCCGGGAAATGGTGCATGCGCGGTTCGAGTTCCACCAGGCGAAGGGCTTCCTCCGCCGGCATGGGCCCGTCGGCGATTTCGGTGACCAGTTCCACGTTCTCCAGCGCCGTGAGGCTGGGGATCAGGTTGTAGAACTGGAAGACGAAACCCACGGACTTCCGTCGGAAATCCGTCCGCTCACGCTCGTCCGCCCCGGTCAATTCCCGTTCGCGATAGTAGACCTGGCCGTCCGTGGGCACATCGAGCCCGCCCAGGATGTTGAGCAGCGTCGACTTGCCGCTTCCCGACGCCCCCAGGAAAACGGCCAGCTCACCGGCATACAGGTCCAGGTCGACCCCCCGGAGGGCGGATACGTCCACCTCGCCCATGCGGTAGACCTTGGAAATGCGCCGGGCCCGGAATACCGGACTCGCCTGTTCGACGGTCATGCCGGAATCTCCTTGTCCCCTGTCCTGGCTTTACCGGTCCCACGGAAACCGGGCTGACGGCTGGTTGACGTAGCGTTGCAAGCCCAGTATCAGGCGCGCGCCGCATCCGGGCGCCAGGCGTACGGTGAAATAGGAATCGTCGACGGTAACCTTTCGGCCGTCGCACTCGACCGTGTCCACCCGGTGCTCCCCGTAGGCGCCGCCCTGGACAATCACCGTGCGTGCTTCGACCGGATTGGCGTTCACCAGGTGCACGTCGAGCCCATCGGCGTCTATCCGGTCGACCAGGACGGCCACGTCTTCCGGCACTCCGGGCCGGCCCCGATCGGGATCGAAGTACCAGAGACGGCAGTGCAGCGGACGGGCGTAGGCCGGCCTCGGTCCCCCGGTCATGAGGTTCACGAGGGTCTCGATCCGTGCAGGGTTGAAGGGATTGGGGTTGTCCGACAGGCGCGTATCCGGC from Gemmatimonadota bacterium harbors:
- a CDS encoding ABC transporter ATP-binding protein yields the protein MTVEQASPVFRARRISKVYRMGEVDVSALRGVDLDLYAGELAVFLGASGSGKSTLLNILGGLDVPTDGQVYYRERELTGADERERTDFRRKSVGFVFQFYNLIPSLTALENVELVTEIADGPMPAEEALRLVELEPRMHHFPAQMSGGEQQRVAIARAIAKRPEVLLCDEPTGALDYATGKRVLEVIEKVNSTLGTTTAVITHNAAIADMADRVIRLRSGEIVEVYANKAKKRPDELSW